A genomic window from Spirochaetota bacterium includes:
- a CDS encoding metallophosphoesterase produces the protein MFTYNLEEVVTLQKYFRVYVRYFLILVVIILLQSCYLGLEYSPYSTEVDYENLNKENIARIKALESKSNNYRIALIADTHRFYTETEKAINILNAQKDLDFVFILGDITDIGLLWEYNIAYEIFSKLDYPFIVIVGNHEFLGNGETIYKKMYGPLNFHFTFRGTEFICFNNNNWESGEPDWAWLEQTASSSNAAYKILLAHIDCSQVSERFNQTQVDTFNNIVKSYFDLVFHAHDHIYSMKQIDNVPRYHVGSPQNSIYVILEYNDHTHDFSVEPCTF, from the coding sequence ATGTTTACATATAATCTTGAGGAAGTAGTAACTTTACAAAAATATTTTAGAGTATATGTACGTTATTTCTTGATATTGGTTGTTATTATTTTACTCCAAAGCTGTTATCTTGGATTGGAATATTCTCCATATTCAACGGAAGTAGATTATGAAAATCTAAATAAAGAGAACATTGCTCGTATAAAGGCACTGGAATCAAAATCTAATAATTACCGAATTGCATTAATAGCTGATACCCATCGTTTCTACACTGAAACCGAAAAAGCAATAAATATATTAAATGCGCAAAAAGATCTGGATTTTGTATTTATTTTAGGTGATATTACTGATATTGGATTATTGTGGGAATATAATATCGCGTATGAAATATTTTCAAAATTAGATTATCCATTTATTGTTATTGTTGGGAATCATGAATTTCTTGGAAATGGTGAAACTATATATAAAAAGATGTATGGACCATTAAATTTTCATTTTACTTTTCGTGGTACTGAATTCATATGTTTTAATAATAACAACTGGGAAAGTGGTGAACCTGATTGGGCGTGGTTAGAGCAGACTGCTTCTTCTAGTAATGCAGCATATAAAATATTATTAGCTCATATTGATTGTTCACAAGTATCAGAAAGGTTTAATCAAACACAAGTAGACACATTTAATAATATTGTCAAAAGCTATTTTGATTTAGTTTTCCATGCCCATGATCACATTTATAGTATGAAACAAATTGACAACGTCCCACGTTACCATGTTGGAAGTCCACAAAACAGTATTTATGTCATATTAGAATATAATGATCATACCCACGATTTCAGTGTTGAGCCATGTACATTTTAA